One Streptomyces sp. B21-105 genomic region harbors:
- the ctaD gene encoding aa3-type cytochrome oxidase subunit I codes for MSATPDAEEAAATAPLRAGPSSVGSIVVSWATTTDHKRVGTLYITTSFAFFLVGGVMALLMRAELARPGLQIMSNEQFNQAFTMHGTIMLLMFATPLFAGFANWIMPLQIGAPDVAFPRLNMLAYWLYLLGSLIAVGGFLTPQGAADFGWFAYAPLNSVVRSPGIGADMWIMGLALSGFGTILGSVNFITTIICMRAPGMTMFRMPIFTWNVLLTGVLVLVAFPVLAAALLVLEADRKFGAQVFDAANGGALLWQHLFWFFGHPEVYIIALPFFGIVSEVLPVFARKPMFGYVGLIGATIAIAGLSITVWAHHMFATGGVLLPFFAFMSYLIAVPTGVKFFNWTGTLWKGSLSFETPMLWALGFLVTFLFGGLTGVILASPPLDFHVTDSYFVVAHFHYVVFGTVVFAMFSGFYFWWPKFTGKMLDERLGKIHFWTLFVGFHTTFLVQHWLGAEGMPRRYADYLAADGFTALNSVSTIGAFLLGLSTLPFLYNVWKTAMYGRAVKVDDPWGYGRSLEWATSCPPPRHNFLTLPKIRSESPAFDLHHPDVAALDQAENLGRYADARRGSAPARTNGLDDGAKD; via the coding sequence ATGAGTGCGACACCCGACGCCGAAGAAGCGGCGGCAACCGCCCCGTTGCGTGCCGGGCCCAGCAGTGTGGGAAGCATCGTGGTCAGTTGGGCGACCACGACCGACCACAAGAGAGTCGGAACGCTGTACATCACGACATCGTTCGCGTTCTTCCTCGTCGGCGGTGTCATGGCGCTCCTGATGCGCGCCGAGCTGGCCCGGCCGGGTCTGCAGATCATGTCGAACGAGCAGTTCAACCAGGCGTTCACGATGCACGGCACGATCATGCTGCTGATGTTCGCGACGCCCTTGTTCGCCGGTTTCGCCAACTGGATCATGCCGCTGCAGATCGGCGCGCCCGACGTGGCCTTCCCGCGGCTGAACATGCTGGCCTACTGGCTGTACCTGCTCGGCTCGCTGATCGCGGTCGGTGGCTTCCTCACGCCGCAGGGCGCGGCCGACTTCGGCTGGTTCGCCTACGCGCCACTGAACAGCGTGGTGCGCTCACCAGGCATCGGCGCCGACATGTGGATCATGGGTCTGGCCCTTTCCGGGTTCGGCACGATCCTCGGCTCGGTCAACTTCATCACCACCATCATCTGCATGCGCGCCCCGGGCATGACCATGTTCCGTATGCCGATCTTCACCTGGAACGTGCTGCTCACCGGCGTGCTGGTACTGGTGGCCTTTCCCGTGCTGGCGGCCGCGCTCCTGGTCCTGGAGGCGGACCGGAAGTTCGGCGCTCAGGTATTCGACGCGGCCAACGGCGGGGCGTTGCTGTGGCAGCACCTGTTCTGGTTCTTCGGCCATCCAGAGGTGTACATCATCGCGCTGCCGTTCTTCGGCATCGTCTCCGAAGTCCTTCCCGTGTTCGCCCGCAAGCCGATGTTCGGCTACGTGGGCCTGATCGGCGCGACGATCGCGATCGCCGGCCTGTCGATCACGGTCTGGGCGCACCACATGTTCGCCACCGGCGGTGTGCTGCTGCCGTTCTTCGCTTTCATGTCGTACTTGATCGCGGTGCCGACCGGGGTGAAGTTCTTCAACTGGACCGGCACGCTGTGGAAGGGCAGTCTCAGTTTCGAGACGCCCATGCTGTGGGCGCTAGGCTTCCTGGTCACCTTCCTCTTCGGCGGGCTGACGGGCGTCATCCTGGCCTCCCCGCCACTGGACTTCCACGTCACCGACTCGTACTTCGTGGTGGCCCACTTCCATTACGTGGTCTTCGGCACCGTGGTGTTCGCGATGTTCTCCGGGTTCTACTTCTGGTGGCCGAAGTTCACCGGGAAAATGCTCGACGAGCGCCTCGGGAAGATCCACTTCTGGACGCTGTTCGTCGGCTTCCACACGACGTTCCTGGTCCAGCACTGGTTGGGCGCGGAGGGCATGCCACGCCGCTACGCCGACTACCTCGCCGCCGACGGCTTCACCGCGCTCAATTCGGTCTCCACGATCGGAGCCTTCCTGCTGGGCTTGTCCACGCTTCCCTTCCTCTACAACGTCTGGAAGACCGCCATGTACGGGCGTGCGGTCAAGGTCGATGACCCGTGGGGCTACGGCCGTTCGCTGGAGTGGGCCACGTCTTGCCCGCCGCCGCGGCACAACTTCCTCACCCTGCCGAAGATCCGCAGCGAGTCTCCGGCCTTCGACCTCCACCACCCGGACGTCGCAGCCCTGGACCAGGCGGAGAACCTGGGCCGGTACGCCGACGCCCGCCGTGGCTCAGCCCCCGCACGCACGAACGGCCTGGACGACGGTGCCAAGGACTGA
- a CDS encoding TerD family protein gives MSSDNHGAGKAEVRLKWDPSPWNQPPHHLDIIAATYSADAPYGRPVYVVHFDSRSPDGTINMSRHSQTGQGFGYVEAMTLEFDRLAPSFARVVVGVAIHQNSGPKTFGDISNAGVLVVEGYRELLKDDFAQLSGHTAATVAEFTRDTSGTWEFHEMVRGFDSDPVIFTAEMGSTPQP, from the coding sequence GTGAGCAGCGACAACCACGGAGCGGGAAAGGCCGAGGTACGGCTCAAGTGGGACCCGAGTCCCTGGAATCAGCCACCTCATCATCTCGACATCATCGCCGCGACCTACTCGGCGGACGCCCCCTACGGGCGGCCGGTGTACGTCGTCCACTTCGACAGCCGCTCACCGGACGGCACCATCAATATGAGTCGGCACAGCCAGACCGGGCAGGGCTTCGGCTACGTCGAAGCGATGACCCTGGAGTTCGATCGCCTCGCTCCCTCCTTCGCACGGGTGGTGGTGGGTGTGGCGATCCACCAGAACAGCGGCCCCAAAACCTTCGGTGACATATCGAACGCCGGAGTTCTGGTTGTCGAGGGATACAGAGAGCTACTGAAAGACGACTTCGCACAGCTCTCCGGACACACCGCCGCGACGGTCGCGGAGTTCACCAGGGACACCTCCGGAACGTGGGAGTTCCACGAGATGGTCCGAGGGTTCGACAGCGACCCCGTGATCTTCACCGCCGAGATGGGCAGCACCCCACAGCCCTGA
- a CDS encoding cellulase family glycosylhydrolase: MPSSAGFTRRQAMTTSAALAVAALSTPSAAQAAARSAGSAASASALDVVADMQPGWNLGNTFEAIGADETAWGNPRVTRAFFRRLKAQGFRSIRIPVTWGQHEGPAPAYTLDPVFLARIKEVVDWALADGFHVLINMHGDAWQWVLNMPAQHDAVLAQYTATWQQIAATFRDESRRLLFESVNEPFFTGSSGDEQNAVLMNELNTTFHSVVRSTGGGNADRLLVMPTLGDTPDQPKIDSLVATFAALDDPNLVASVHYYSFWPFSVNLAGYTTFNAATQQDLTDTFDLVHKAFVANGIPAVVGEYGLLGWDSGPGTVEEGETLKYLEYLGHYARYRGLTTMLWDNGSRFNRRTMQWNDPSLYAQIRSSWTGRSGTASTDQLFVPKGRTPADATITLNLNGTRLTRVDVGTRHLVRGVDYTVSGSTLTIAAATLGRLTASQEHGTNAVLSLRFTEGIPWAVNVITYDKPVLTSATGTTASLVIPTAFNGDKLATMEAVYADGSPAGPQSWTTYKQFNVAFTPDYTAGTITLPTAFFSDVTDGAAVTLTFYFWSGTRLTYTLTRSGTAVTGTSA; the protein is encoded by the coding sequence ATGCCGAGTTCAGCCGGTTTCACTCGCCGCCAGGCCATGACGACCTCCGCGGCCCTCGCCGTCGCGGCGTTGTCCACCCCATCGGCCGCCCAGGCCGCTGCCCGGTCCGCTGGTTCCGCCGCGTCGGCGTCCGCGCTGGACGTGGTCGCAGACATGCAGCCGGGCTGGAATCTGGGCAACACATTCGAGGCCATCGGCGCCGACGAGACGGCGTGGGGCAACCCGCGGGTGACCCGGGCGTTCTTCCGCAGGCTGAAGGCGCAGGGCTTCAGGAGCATCCGGATCCCGGTGACCTGGGGCCAGCACGAGGGCCCGGCTCCGGCCTACACCCTCGACCCGGTGTTCCTGGCCAGGATCAAGGAGGTGGTCGACTGGGCCTTGGCCGATGGTTTCCACGTTCTGATCAACATGCACGGCGACGCGTGGCAGTGGGTGCTGAACATGCCGGCCCAGCATGACGCGGTCCTGGCCCAGTACACGGCAACCTGGCAGCAGATCGCGGCCACCTTCCGGGACGAGTCGCGCCGACTGCTTTTCGAGAGCGTCAACGAGCCCTTCTTCACCGGCAGTTCAGGCGACGAGCAGAACGCCGTTCTGATGAACGAGCTCAACACGACGTTCCACTCCGTTGTGCGCTCGACCGGCGGAGGCAATGCCGACCGGCTGCTTGTCATGCCGACCTTGGGGGACACCCCGGATCAGCCCAAGATCGACAGCCTGGTCGCCACCTTCGCCGCGCTCGACGACCCGAATCTCGTGGCCTCGGTCCACTACTACAGTTTCTGGCCCTTCAGCGTGAACCTCGCCGGCTACACGACCTTCAACGCGGCCACCCAGCAGGACCTGACCGACACGTTCGACCTGGTCCATAAGGCCTTCGTGGCCAACGGGATCCCGGCCGTCGTCGGTGAGTACGGGCTGCTCGGCTGGGACTCCGGCCCCGGCACGGTCGAAGAGGGAGAGACGCTCAAGTACCTCGAGTATCTCGGCCACTACGCGCGATACCGGGGCTTGACCACGATGCTGTGGGACAACGGCAGTCGCTTCAACCGCCGCACCATGCAATGGAACGACCCGAGCCTCTATGCGCAGATACGTTCGAGCTGGACCGGGCGCTCCGGCACCGCCTCCACCGATCAGCTCTTTGTGCCCAAGGGCAGGACCCCGGCGGACGCGACGATCACGCTGAACCTCAACGGCACCAGGCTGACGAGGGTCGATGTCGGCACCCGTCATCTGGTCCGGGGCGTGGACTACACCGTCAGCGGCAGCACGCTGACGATCGCGGCGGCTACTCTCGGCCGGCTGACCGCGTCGCAGGAGCACGGCACGAACGCCGTCCTGTCCCTCCGGTTCACGGAGGGAATTCCTTGGGCCGTCAACGTCATCACCTATGACAAGCCGGTGCTGACGAGCGCGACGGGTACGACCGCCTCGCTGGTGATACCCACCGCGTTCAACGGGGACAAGCTGGCGACCATGGAAGCCGTATATGCCGACGGCAGCCCCGCCGGTCCGCAGTCCTGGACGACATACAAGCAGTTCAACGTGGCCTTCACGCCGGACTACACCGCGGGCACGATCACCTTGCCGACCGCGTTCTTCAGCGATGTCACCGACGGCGCCGCCGTGACCCTCACCTTCTACTTCTGGAGCGGGACGCGACTGACGTACACACTGACCAGGTCCGGCACCGCGGTCACCGGTACCTCCGCCTGA